One Paraburkholderia phymatum STM815 genomic window, AGCACGATTGCCCGGAGCAGGAGATTTTCTTCCTCGGAATAGCTACCGCTGATCCATTTGTAGTAAAGGTCTGCGCACGGCTTATATTGCTGGGAGCCCTGCATACACATCGTAAGTATGCGCACATAGACCAAGCCAACTTCCACCGACGCATCGTCATACGCGCAGTCAAGGTGGTTTGCCAGTTGGCCACTTTTCATCCAGGCCACATGAGCCTCAGCCAGGGGAATCAGCGTCTGCTTCGTGTACGTGTCGAAATCCGTCTGAAATTGCCGTTGCCACCCATCGCGCGATTTCTCGTCATAGTCTTTCAGATATTTTTTCCAGGAGTCGCTCGAGGCTGTAGTCAAGTCCCGGTTGGTCAACTCAGGCAGCTTTTGCGGCCAGGGGTTACGCATCACGCCCCCGGTGCCGTCATCCATCCACTCGTTATCCATGTCGAGTTGGTCGCTGGCACTGACCGTGGTCTCTTCCGCCTTCTCCGACAGGACCTGCTGCATGCCGAGGATCGCGGTCGAAGCGTTGAGCTTGCGTACGCGATCGTCTTTCGACATGAATTTGTGAGGCAGCTCCGACAGACGGGCTGCAATTTCCGTCGCGGCCGCTACCGGATCATTCAGCACGAGCAGGGCACCGGGGCCGGGGCCGAGCGTCTTTGCAGCACCCAGCAACGCGTCTAGGGTCGAGGCCCGGGAGCGGAACATATATGGCGAAAATGCAAAGGTCTCGACCTTGCTTTTGGGCGCGTACTCCGCCACTACCGAGCTAACGGAATCGAGCGTCTGGGCGTGCGGTGCGTGGTGGCTGCCCATCCATGCGTTCACATCGAACCCGCGCATGTGGCGCTTGCGGTACGACTCGTCCTGATGCAGCTTCAGCACGCGCGGCGTCCATTCGACGTCCGAAAACGCCACCCAGATGCGCTTTGCGTGCGCCGGATCCTTGACGGTGATGCACGCGGCGATTTCCTTGTGGCCGGTCTTGTCGCATGGTTCACGGCCCACAGTGAAGGCCGGATTGAGCGGCACCCCAACAGGTACCTTCATGAAATAGCCGTAGTCCGTAATCCAGTACTTCTCCCAGAATCCGCGCTCGTCGTACAGGTAGAGATAGCCGCTGCGCAACACACGGCCCGTGTACTGTGCCGTCTGGCCTGGTACCGTAAGCGCCTTGCCGCCCTCGCCATCGACCGGTTGTAGCGCTGCGGGCAGTTGCGGCGCGCCCGAGTTGGGGTGCATGACGGCCGGGCGCACCGGCAGGATCGCAAGACCCGATTTTTCGCAGAAGTCACATTTTTGCGCCGTCGCCATGGACTGGGCGAGTGGATTGAAAGCCGGGGTCGATGCACTCATGCTGCTTCCTGTTTCCGTTTGATTTCTTCGATATCCGCAATGACGCGGTCCCACTCGCGGTCCGACATGGATGCCGTCCGCTGTGCGTACAGGCCGGGTGTCTCGCGTGCACCTTGCAGACACGATGCGAGAACCGGATGACTGCTGAAAAGCTTTCCAAGCACGACACCGTGACGGGCATAGGCGACGCAGTCGTCCGCGGCGGCAAGTCCAGCTTCGGCCTGGGCTGTGCGCAACCACTGGTTGCAGTGCTGCGAGGTACGCCAGAACGCCTTCAGGCCGTCCGGCTCGGGAAGCGTGCGCAGCACCTGATTGATCAGTCCCACGTTCGAAAGCGCGATCGACGGGTCCTCGGGCAGCGCTTCCCACTGGGGGGCCGGCCGCTCATGAAATCCGAGTTCGTGCCATTGCCCGCTGAAGGGTATCCACCAGCGTCGTGCTGCGTGGCACAGCGACGCCAGATAGGGCAAAGGCAGAATCCACAGCAGCTGTACGAAAACCTGCGGGTCAGCCATGCGCAGCATGGCGCGTGACGCGTCCGCTAACGTCACCACTACATGCCGTGACAGCTCCCTCGCCAGGGCAGTGACGCCCAGGTCGCTCGAGAGCAACATCGCGGGGCCAGGATCCCGTGTATCGGCCATCACGAGGTGCGTCTGGAGGAACGCTCGCTGCACATCATCAAGCTGCGCGAGCTCCAGCACGACGGGCAACAGATGGGCTTCTCTCGACAGTGCGTCCGGCACGACCTCATGCCATGGCAGGTCGGCATCCCAGTCACGAATGAGAAAGCGGTCAGCGAGCAGATGCGTGCTGGCATCCCATGCTTCGGAAAACGTCTGGCTTTGCATGGCGACCTCAGGCAAGGGGAACGATGGCGGCGTGCTGGCTCGATGCGCTAGCGGCACTCATCTCGCAGACGTTGAGCTGCGCGGCGGGCACGTCTTCGGGGCCGCTCTTTGGCCCCGGCATCTGGTGGGTCGAGGCGTAGGACTGCCACTGGCCGGGCGTGCCATTTTCGATGCCGGCATTGTTGAGCGTCAGATAGCTTTTGCCTCCGCGCAGCGAAAGCTCTTCTTCCGCCCAGATCTCGATGCGCTTCGCGCTCTGGTGAATCTTGAGTTTTGCCAGCACATTGACTGCGTCGGACAGCGCCTGGATGTCGATCGATCCCGCTCCGGCGATCAGCCGGATTCCTGACTGGTAAACAAAGATCCTCAGCTTCTCGCGGATCGTCGCAAACAGCGACTTGCCGACCGCCATACCCAGATGTTCGCCCGCCGTCAGCGCGAGGTGTTCACCGCTCGCGATGTGGGTGCTGCCTGCCGTGGTCGTCTCAATGCCCGAAGGACTGGCGATGGTGACATGGGCTTCGGCAAATTCCGGGAAGTCGTTGGGACCGCTTTTCGCGCCGCCGCGAATTGCATCGTTCTGCGCCTTGAGGGCGGCCGTGATTTCACTCTGGTCTGCGCCCTGCTCCTGCGCATTGTTTTGCTGGGCAAGCTCTGCGAGACTTTCGTGGGTATCGCGGGCCTTGGTCAGGCGCTGCACCGTCTCGCCCATGTCCTTGGCTGCAGCCTGCGCACCACCACGGGCCTCTGTGGTAATCAGCATGCCACGATTGGCGCGCAGCACGCCCCACGCGTCCGTGGCCAGTTCCCATCCGCTTCCGCGTGCCTGCTGCCGACCCGTGCCGTAGTCGATCCGGGTGATGTAGCCGAGAGAGAGACGCGAGTAGTCCTGATCGCTCGCCACCTGGACCTGCAACTGGCCGGGGGTATCGTCGGTCACCACGTAGTTATGGCCCTTGCCGTCCAGACCGCTGCCCACCAGCCCCGTAAGCGCCTGATTCTTCGGCAGCTCGAACGGTGGCTGGTTGAACTCGTTGACCTTGCTCGCCGAGATGTAGGGCTTGTCGGGGTCGCCCTCGTGATAGTCGATTGTCAGCTCGTCGCCGATGCGCGGCACCGCGATAAAGCTGTGCGGCCCACCATGCCAGGGCAAACCCACGCGCACCCAGCAGCTCGAATTTTCGTCACGGCTGCTGTGCCGGTCCCACAGAAAGGAAACCTTGGTACGTGCGTAACCATCGAGCCAGACCGGCCGGTTGGCGGGTCCCACAACCACGGCGGTTTCGGCATGGGCCTGCGGCTTCTTTCTCAGCCGGTTCTTGAAGAACGCACTGGCCGGCTGCAGCACGAAATCGGTCACACACTGGTACTGCACACCGTCGCCCGCTGAGCGCGTGATCTCGTCCGGATTGCGCACATCGAGCGAGGTCGACACCACGAGATAGTCCGCGTTGACTTCTCGCTGCGGATGCCCTTCAAGCCGGAACGTCTTGCCCGTGGTCAGGCCGCGAAGGTTGCCCGTGCCATAGATGCGCAGCCGCCGGCAACGCAGCGCATTCAACCGCACGCGCGCCAGGTACGCGCCCTCCGTGTCATAGTCATTCGGATCGCCCGACAGCCCCATGGCGCCCGCGAGCGGCTGCGAGTATTCGCCCCAGTGGTACTGCTCGATATTGTCGAATGACGACTTGCTGTACTGCGACTGGTTCACGTCGAACTTCCCGAGTGAGCGCGTGTAGTCGTAGTCGTTGAGCGTCACATCGCCCGGCGTGATCTGCTGCGAGATCCGGAGCCTGTGAATATGCTCTTCATCAATGCGCTTGCCGTCGGGTGCGTGGTACGTTACGGTGTCGTACGCGTCGTGGTGCTTCTTGTGGGAACCTGGCGAATCGCAGAGGACCAGCGTCATGCCATCGAACAGGTAATAAATCCCCCATTCGCGCCAGATTCTGGTCAGGAACGCGTAATCACTCTCCCAGTACTGGCGGACGTAGTCGCGCGGCGGATAGACGTTGTTTTGCAGGCCCACTGCGCCCAGCCGCAGTTCGTAGGGCCACGGATACTGCCCGCCCTTGAGTATCGCCTGGGTCACCTCGACCACATTGAGGTTCTGGTAAGCACGGCTTTCGCTGTTCTGGGTGGCCATCCAGAGCCAGGGACGAACCGTCAGTTCGTAATACGCCCGCCGGTCGTCACTGCCCGTGCTGGAAACCGCGGTGATGAGGCCGGTAATCTGGCGCACCCCGGCACCGACATTCGCGGCCCCAAGGTTGCCGGGCATGCCCGGCACGAATACGCCCTTACCCTCGAACTCGATCGAAATGGTGAGGGACTTGCCGATCAGCTGCCCGGGGATCACGAGCGGCTGCGCATCCGACAGCCGACAGGTCGGGGTGTCCCGCGTGGCCAGCTCCACCCGGTAATCAAAGAGGTTGCCCAGTGCCTCGGTGCCATGCACGCGCTGGGCAATGAGCACGGGCTCGCCAGCGCGGAGGGGCAACGCGTCGGACGCCACGCTCAGTGTGCGGGGCTGCAACGGTTTGAACATCGGGGTCTTCTCCTCGGCAAAGGCACGTGTCCTCCGTATGTGAGGGCCGTGCGGATTCATGGGTTCTGCGGGATGCAGGCGTGCCTACACCACGCTGCGTGTACCCGGTCGGGGTGGCCACTGCGCAATACGCCCGCGCTGCTTCGAATCCAGCACGATCGCCGTGTACGAATGCATCGAAACGTGCCGGGCCAGGTAGTGCTCAAGCACGAGACCAAAGACATAGGGGCTCGCGCCATCGAAGCCGCTTTCGTCGACCGTGATGCCGCATTCGAGCACCCGCGCCACCGGTGGCTGCTGGTTCGGGATGATCCGGTTGACCGGCGTGAGCGTCGCTGCGGTAAGGCTCTCGACCTGCCGGCGATGCGCCACGGCGTCGTCGGAGAGATAAAGCCGCAGAAAACTTTGCAACCCTTCGCCCGGGTGCGGCTCGTCGTACCGGTCATCGAAGACCGAATGATCGATATCGAGGTGCATCAGCAGTTGCCAGGCCTTGATGCCCTGAGCGAACGGCGCTTTGGGTCTGCCAGGTGGCCGGATCAGACCGATACTCGAGACCGGTGCCGACTGGCGCAGATCCAGGTCGCGCACGCCATTGCAGCGCAGCAGGCTGGGCAGGTCGCGGTTGGTCACCCACGCCTGCACCGACACGAAGTGGATCTCGCCGTCGTCACCGTTGTCGTACGGTTCACCATCCGGCCCAACGAGCTGCAGGAACGACTCCGTGCTGACATACGTCGAGTGTGTGCCGTACCGGCGGGACTGGCCCGGGGCGAGGTGCTGCTCGCGCCGTACCGTGAAGTAACGCCCGTGACTGTCTTCGTCGCGCATCAGCGCCTGGTGCAGCGGACGGAATTCCAGCACCTCCGACTCTTCGGTAACCTGCCCAAGCACACGCTCCAGTGAGTGCAGTTCGAAGTCGAGTGGCCGCTTCTCCACCGGCACAATGTGCGTTTCCGGGGCACCTTCGCGGATCGGCATGCTTTCGGTGCGCAGGGGAAAGAGGTTGATCACGGGGGCACAGAACAGTGCGAACATCGACGCATCGACACGGTCCGCCAGATCTCCCGCAGGACGATCCAGCAGGACCACGATCTCGGCTTCATGGCCGCTGATGTTCCGCAGCCCCGCCGCGAGACCGGTGAGCGTGAAGAAGTAAAAGCGCTCGGGGCACGCGAAATACTCGTGCACGAGGTTGTGGCCGAGAAACTTTCGCGAGGCAAGCGGCAGGACGCTCTCCTCTGGGCCAATCCCCTCCTGGATCACGGCATTCGAGGTGACGGTGTGGTATGCATACCCGGCCTCACTGAACCGCCCCGGCTCGCCGGCCACAGTGGCAATCGCGGCCGTGTGAATGAGCTCGTGCAGGTGCGAGGCGAGCTTCGCGTCGCCCGCCAGGCAGACGGGCAGCCTGTCCAGTCCCTGCAGGCTTGCCACCGGTACATCGCCGGTTGTGCGGATACGCAGGCGCAACCCGCCGTGTACACGCCGGTGCGGTGGCACGAAACGGTCCATGCCGTAGATGTCGGGCGGAATGCCGCCCAGCTTCGCGAAGCTGATCTCAAGCGGATACAGCGTGACGTCGTGACAAAGGGAAAACTGGCAGGGCGTCTTCTCGCCCTCGGGAAGTTTCGAGGTGGCGAGGGTGCCGCGCGTGATGCGGTGACCGGACACGAGGTCGCCCGCCTTGCCGCCCGGATAGAACCGCGCCACGGCGATGGATGGCGTGGGCAGGAGGTAGTTGGGATAGACGCAGGAAAGCAGCGCCTGGGTGAGCTGCGGGAATTCATCGTCGAAGCGCATCTGGATGCGCGCGTTCACAAAGGCGGAGCCTTGAACAAGGCGCTCGACATAAGGATCGCCAATGTCGCCCGCCTCCATGCCAAGGCGCCTTGCGATCTTCAGATGGTCAGCAGCAAATTCCGATGCCATCGCGCGCTGGAAGCGAAGCTCGCGCGTGTAGAACTCAAGCGTGCGCGGATCCATTCACGCGCGCCTTTTCATGAACGGCCGCAAGACGATCCCGTCGACCTCGCGGCGGCCGATCCACGCCCGCACCCGGGTTGTCCGAAGGCGCGCAACGGCAGCACGCCTGCTGGAATCCGCAGGGCCACGTGCGGGATCAATTTCGTAGTCCTGACAACATTTCATGAATCCAGATTCCAACAATGTCCGGCATCAGGCTATCGGAAATGGGAATGGATATCTATAGGATATGCATGAAGAATTGTTAATTCCGATCGAAATCAAACCTGGAGTTGTCCGATCGCAATAATGCCGGTTTCCGATTCGAGGTACGCAAGCGATGAATCGATGACGATTGCGCGCAGAAGTGGATGCATCTGCAACCGCGAGCTGTTTTACGATCGACGCTGATACGACCTGCCGCCGATGGCACGGCCTTTCCATGCAGGCAGCCCATCCCATCTCGGCGTGATTCCGAGTTCGGCCAACTTCACAACGGCATCGAACCTTGCGGCAAGAGGCAACACCGGTTCCCAACCGCAATGTTCAATGATGGCCTGCGCGGCGTAATGCCCCACGCCTGACAGAATCACCGCGTCTCTTGGCAGCGGAACATCTCCCCGCGCACCAAGCACTGCATACGCCCACCACAACCGCCGCGCCCTGAAATGCCACGTGGACTCCCGGTTATCCGTAACCCGCGTGAGCGTGTTGCGATATCGTTCGCGTTGCCCGGGAGTGTCGGCGATCCGCACTGGAAGTGCGGCGAGCAATCGCTCCTTCGTTACCTGCTGTGGCTTTCCGGACGTGGCGAGGAGCGCAGCGGCGGTCGCGTCAACATGTGCCGCAAGGCGCTCGTCGTCAGGCGAGACTGCTTTCGTCGCAGGCTTAATACCCGGTATATCCGCTGCCGAAGTTGAGAGCGTTTCCAGTAACCACACCCGGTCGTGCTCGTAGAGCCACGATGTAACGCGGTACGCCTTGCGCCACAGATCCTGAATCGTCGTTTCCCGATTTTTTGCGAGCTCATCCCCTATCCGGCGTCGATGCGCCGCACGCGGTGTCGACGGCAACGATTCCGTGAAACCTGCGGGGCCCGCTGCAATTGCCCGAGTGTGAGAAATTGACGCCTCCTGCTGGGACGCTCGCTGCAGGCTCAATGCAAACTCATCGCGGCTACCAAACAGATACATCGCCAGCAGCAGGTGCCGCGTAACAGGCATATCG contains:
- a CDS encoding DUF4123 domain-containing protein, which translates into the protein MQSQTFSEAWDASTHLLADRFLIRDWDADLPWHEVVPDALSREAHLLPVVLELAQLDDVQRAFLQTHLVMADTRDPGPAMLLSSDLGVTALARELSRHVVVTLADASRAMLRMADPQVFVQLLWILPLPYLASLCHAARRWWIPFSGQWHELGFHERPAPQWEALPEDPSIALSNVGLINQVLRTLPEPDGLKAFWRTSQHCNQWLRTAQAEAGLAAADDCVAYARHGVVLGKLFSSHPVLASCLQGARETPGLYAQRTASMSDREWDRVIADIEEIKRKQEAA
- a CDS encoding T6SS effector BTH_I2691 family protein is translated as MSASTPAFNPLAQSMATAQKCDFCEKSGLAILPVRPAVMHPNSGAPQLPAALQPVDGEGGKALTVPGQTAQYTGRVLRSGYLYLYDERGFWEKYWITDYGYFMKVPVGVPLNPAFTVGREPCDKTGHKEIAACITVKDPAHAKRIWVAFSDVEWTPRVLKLHQDESYRKRHMRGFDVNAWMGSHHAPHAQTLDSVSSVVAEYAPKSKVETFAFSPYMFRSRASTLDALLGAAKTLGPGPGALLVLNDPVAAATEIAARLSELPHKFMSKDDRVRKLNASTAILGMQQVLSEKAEETTVSASDQLDMDNEWMDDGTGGVMRNPWPQKLPELTNRDLTTASSDSWKKYLKDYDEKSRDGWQRQFQTDFDTYTKQTLIPLAEAHVAWMKSGQLANHLDCAYDDASVEVGLVYVRILTMCMQGSQQYKPCADLYYKWISGSYSEEENLLLRAIVLNQKKLRDQIKEDIKPAITWTTIGWDNLCAGFVGLADTALEKSADVLTDFLVAAGGSITKLLQEAVEGPVRHGLVAVGMASQRPVVPVELTGAYRTFRGSLIRQLIKASGIKGLGENAMQREVAQALRRLGIHGEPMSSVVPVRLMVMIDGETLKGMPKGLSKAEQAKWVASSLRTAEDIEALNLSAWRERINVDIPTSAGNAAAKAAKAFPVIGNLIAGYVQVATARSIFQSAKTTTGLAGVENWSRLLGSASLISSTAADSVKRMMEALAHSKLVAGRAAYLEEFAARLAPWAKGFGIAGALIGAVWDGIEAYQAFEKGDENLFRAYFFSALAGVGIAAAIYFGSILLAIAAAVLYLFAQYRIAALGDDKLDTWLQRCIWGTDTANRYSSSGIEMTEFGSAAGF
- the tssF gene encoding type VI secretion system baseplate subunit TssF, producing the protein MDPRTLEFYTRELRFQRAMASEFAADHLKIARRLGMEAGDIGDPYVERLVQGSAFVNARIQMRFDDEFPQLTQALLSCVYPNYLLPTPSIAVARFYPGGKAGDLVSGHRITRGTLATSKLPEGEKTPCQFSLCHDVTLYPLEISFAKLGGIPPDIYGMDRFVPPHRRVHGGLRLRIRTTGDVPVASLQGLDRLPVCLAGDAKLASHLHELIHTAAIATVAGEPGRFSEAGYAYHTVTSNAVIQEGIGPEESVLPLASRKFLGHNLVHEYFACPERFYFFTLTGLAAGLRNISGHEAEIVVLLDRPAGDLADRVDASMFALFCAPVINLFPLRTESMPIREGAPETHIVPVEKRPLDFELHSLERVLGQVTEESEVLEFRPLHQALMRDEDSHGRYFTVRREQHLAPGQSRRYGTHSTYVSTESFLQLVGPDGEPYDNGDDGEIHFVSVQAWVTNRDLPSLLRCNGVRDLDLRQSAPVSSIGLIRPPGRPKAPFAQGIKAWQLLMHLDIDHSVFDDRYDEPHPGEGLQSFLRLYLSDDAVAHRRQVESLTAATLTPVNRIIPNQQPPVARVLECGITVDESGFDGASPYVFGLVLEHYLARHVSMHSYTAIVLDSKQRGRIAQWPPRPGTRSVV
- a CDS encoding type VI secretion system Vgr family protein yields the protein MFKPLQPRTLSVASDALPLRAGEPVLIAQRVHGTEALGNLFDYRVELATRDTPTCRLSDAQPLVIPGQLIGKSLTISIEFEGKGVFVPGMPGNLGAANVGAGVRQITGLITAVSSTGSDDRRAYYELTVRPWLWMATQNSESRAYQNLNVVEVTQAILKGGQYPWPYELRLGAVGLQNNVYPPRDYVRQYWESDYAFLTRIWREWGIYYLFDGMTLVLCDSPGSHKKHHDAYDTVTYHAPDGKRIDEEHIHRLRISQQITPGDVTLNDYDYTRSLGKFDVNQSQYSKSSFDNIEQYHWGEYSQPLAGAMGLSGDPNDYDTEGAYLARVRLNALRCRRLRIYGTGNLRGLTTGKTFRLEGHPQREVNADYLVVSTSLDVRNPDEITRSAGDGVQYQCVTDFVLQPASAFFKNRLRKKPQAHAETAVVVGPANRPVWLDGYARTKVSFLWDRHSSRDENSSCWVRVGLPWHGGPHSFIAVPRIGDELTIDYHEGDPDKPYISASKVNEFNQPPFELPKNQALTGLVGSGLDGKGHNYVVTDDTPGQLQVQVASDQDYSRLSLGYITRIDYGTGRQQARGSGWELATDAWGVLRANRGMLITTEARGGAQAAAKDMGETVQRLTKARDTHESLAELAQQNNAQEQGADQSEITAALKAQNDAIRGGAKSGPNDFPEFAEAHVTIASPSGIETTTAGSTHIASGEHLALTAGEHLGMAVGKSLFATIREKLRIFVYQSGIRLIAGAGSIDIQALSDAVNVLAKLKIHQSAKRIEIWAEEELSLRGGKSYLTLNNAGIENGTPGQWQSYASTHQMPGPKSGPEDVPAAQLNVCEMSAASASSQHAAIVPLA